Proteins encoded within one genomic window of Rubripirellula tenax:
- a CDS encoding type II secretion system protein yields the protein MSNHIHHPRSAFTLVELMVVIVLLGILSGMTGMMLTGAKADAKEKKAKRQIETIEQILLSELNEMSFAPVALVRAPSTTNTARTLMIGNRDRFRMAFPDRRGDLLMPPARLMVGVSGAASPSKIRPPNLWFRMRSRLSLDGTVTLPPFATAAMSLENIYGIGTGPTWTGGFTFTPPMLTRRAFADSTSSIIPTPANDNTPVDVENYWTRQHESAECLYLILSVIEFNGTPALELMGNDMVGNTDGDLVPEIIDPWGKPLLFIRWPVGHVSQTSTEADPFDFTQVDPRFSNPVVSNRPFRTTMLIASGGPDEEFGLYSSPASFDDTTTTDFAYADVQDPTDANYRYPDPYHNLGGDAVASNDNYFIDDPSGGSRYNASRSTPQGGGFGSILTGKLEETKDNITNLKAR from the coding sequence ATGTCAAACCACATTCATCATCCTCGATCGGCATTCACCTTAGTTGAACTTATGGTGGTGATCGTTCTGTTGGGCATTCTGTCCGGCATGACGGGCATGATGCTTACCGGTGCGAAAGCAGACGCGAAAGAGAAGAAGGCGAAGCGTCAGATCGAAACGATCGAGCAGATCTTGCTGTCGGAGCTCAACGAAATGAGTTTCGCGCCCGTCGCATTGGTGCGGGCACCCAGCACGACGAATACGGCTCGAACGTTGATGATCGGAAACCGCGATCGTTTTCGGATGGCGTTTCCCGATCGTCGCGGCGACTTGCTGATGCCACCCGCACGGTTGATGGTTGGGGTTTCCGGAGCGGCCTCGCCGTCGAAGATTCGACCACCGAATCTGTGGTTTCGGATGCGTTCACGGTTGAGTCTGGATGGCACTGTTACTTTGCCGCCGTTTGCGACCGCCGCGATGTCTCTGGAGAACATCTATGGAATCGGTACCGGTCCTACTTGGACCGGCGGGTTCACTTTCACGCCGCCAATGCTGACGCGGCGTGCGTTTGCGGACAGCACGTCCAGCATCATCCCAACACCGGCGAACGACAATACGCCAGTGGATGTTGAGAATTATTGGACACGCCAACACGAGTCGGCCGAGTGCTTGTATCTGATTTTGTCAGTGATCGAGTTCAACGGCACTCCGGCGCTTGAGTTGATGGGGAACGACATGGTCGGCAACACTGACGGTGATCTCGTTCCGGAGATCATTGATCCGTGGGGCAAGCCATTGCTGTTCATTCGGTGGCCGGTCGGGCACGTGAGTCAAACGTCAACGGAAGCGGATCCTTTCGATTTCACGCAAGTGGATCCTCGATTCTCGAACCCGGTCGTTTCGAATCGTCCGTTCCGCACCACGATGCTGATTGCCAGCGGTGGCCCAGACGAAGAGTTCGGATTGTATTCGAGTCCCGCCTCGTTCGATGACACAACGACAACTGACTTTGCGTACGCCGACGTCCAAGATCCGACGGACGCGAACTATCGCTATCCCGATCCCTATCACAATCTCGGCGGCGATGCAGTCGCGTCCAACGACAACTACTTCATTGACGACCCGTCGGGCGGATCGCGTTACAACGCCAGCCGGTCCACGCCCCAGGGCGGCGGATTCGGTTCGATTCTGACCGGGAAGCTGGAAGAGACAAAAGACAACATCACTAACTTGAAGGCTCGTTGA
- a CDS encoding GspE/PulE family protein, producing the protein MATRRIGQILVDLGFLTDEQLVIVLEEQEQQPGTLLGKIAEDMTLITDEQLIQALAEQMSMQTVSLEEAKFEEGVLEKISETMAQLYRIVPLAFDEKTNTLTVATCDPQNLSIQDELRTFLGYEIHMVIATERDLLQTITRHYDSEAESVEKLVQSLADDEELKTMVSALEKEKFSITDAAALADSAPVRKLLNMVLLLAIKDHASDIHFEPFEDEFRIRIKAEGVLYEMVPPPRHLAFAITTRIKVMADLDIAERRMPQDGRIELMVGGHPVDLRVSVLPTIFGESVVMRVLDRSVVNLSLENVGMDEDMMARFRAAIDRPNGIVLVTGPTGSGKTTTLYSSLSELNDIADKLITTEDPVEYDIDGIIQIPIDSDVGVTFASCLRAILRQDPDTILVGEIRDLETAEIAIQAALTGHLVFSTLHTNSAAATVTRLKDMGIQPFMICATVEAILAQRLVRRICTKCREESKVSSAMMFDLGIEKSAIAGKKFFKGTGCDACNNTGYKGRIALFELMLLNDKLREMVLANASTDELREEAERAGMVSLRDFGMAVAADGITTLDEVIRETVED; encoded by the coding sequence ATGGCAACACGACGCATCGGACAGATCTTGGTCGACCTCGGTTTTTTGACCGACGAGCAGCTCGTGATTGTTTTGGAAGAACAAGAACAGCAGCCGGGGACGTTGCTGGGCAAGATCGCCGAGGACATGACGCTGATCACGGACGAGCAGTTGATCCAGGCGCTCGCCGAACAGATGTCGATGCAAACGGTGTCGCTGGAGGAGGCGAAGTTCGAAGAAGGTGTTCTGGAGAAGATCTCCGAAACGATGGCACAGCTGTACCGCATCGTTCCGCTCGCTTTCGACGAAAAGACCAACACGCTGACCGTTGCCACGTGCGATCCGCAAAACCTTTCGATCCAAGACGAATTGCGTACCTTCTTGGGCTACGAAATTCACATGGTCATCGCCACCGAGCGTGACCTGTTGCAAACCATCACGCGTCACTATGACAGCGAAGCCGAGAGCGTCGAAAAGCTTGTTCAATCGCTGGCCGACGACGAAGAGCTCAAGACGATGGTCTCGGCTCTCGAAAAAGAAAAGTTCAGCATCACCGACGCCGCCGCACTGGCCGACTCGGCGCCCGTCCGCAAGCTGCTGAACATGGTGTTATTGCTGGCGATTAAGGACCACGCGTCCGACATCCACTTCGAACCATTCGAAGACGAGTTCCGGATCCGCATCAAAGCCGAAGGCGTGCTTTACGAAATGGTTCCGCCGCCGCGTCACTTGGCGTTCGCGATCACGACACGTATCAAGGTCATGGCCGACTTGGACATCGCCGAACGACGGATGCCGCAAGACGGTCGGATCGAATTGATGGTCGGTGGTCACCCGGTCGACCTTCGCGTTTCGGTGTTGCCGACGATCTTTGGCGAATCGGTCGTTATGCGAGTTCTCGACCGATCGGTGGTCAACCTGTCGCTAGAAAACGTCGGCATGGACGAAGACATGATGGCCCGCTTTCGTGCAGCCATCGACCGACCCAACGGCATCGTGTTGGTGACGGGGCCGACGGGGTCGGGCAAGACGACGACGTTGTATTCGTCGCTGTCGGAATTGAACGACATCGCCGACAAGCTGATCACAACGGAAGACCCGGTCGAATACGACATCGACGGCATCATCCAGATCCCCATCGACTCGGACGTCGGCGTCACGTTCGCCAGTTGCTTGCGAGCGATTCTGCGACAGGACCCGGACACCATCCTGGTCGGTGAGATTCGCGACCTGGAAACGGCCGAGATCGCGATTCAAGCCGCGCTGACAGGGCACTTGGTGTTCAGCACGTTGCACACCAACAGCGCCGCGGCGACCGTCACGCGGTTGAAAGACATGGGCATCCAGCCGTTCATGATCTGCGCGACCGTCGAAGCCATTTTGGCTCAACGATTGGTTCGCCGGATCTGTACCAAGTGCCGCGAAGAATCAAAAGTCAGTTCGGCAATGATGTTCGATCTGGGGATCGAAAAGTCAGCGATCGCGGGCAAGAAGTTCTTCAAGGGCACCGGCTGTGACGCCTGCAACAACACCGGATACAAGGGCCGCATCGCACTGTTCGAGCTGATGTTGCTGAACGACAAATTACGCGAGATGGTGCTGGCCAACGCGTCGACGGACGAATTGCGAGAAGAAGCCGAACGAGCCGGCATGGTGTCGCTGCGAGACTTCGGCATGGCCGTCGCCGCCGACGGCATCACGACACTGGACGAAGTCATCCGAGAAACCGTGGAAGACTGA
- a CDS encoding Uma2 family endonuclease has protein sequence MQLIINLPSREQTMDFHRRRWDEVVRDRDLARLGQRIETNAWGQIVMTPPARFIHSRRQSKIASQLEVAMRGYSATECGLITGDGVKVVDVVWLSPERFSDLGDQNVLETSPEICVEILSPSNSDEEIQNKFRLYFDAGAQECWTCDEDGRMSYYEKSLPNDPKPTSTLCPNFPNTITD, from the coding sequence ATGCAATTGATCATCAACCTACCCAGTCGCGAGCAAACGATGGATTTTCATCGCCGGCGATGGGATGAAGTCGTGCGTGATCGCGATCTGGCCCGACTGGGGCAACGGATTGAAACCAATGCTTGGGGACAGATCGTCATGACACCACCGGCACGATTCATTCACAGTCGCCGTCAGTCAAAGATTGCCAGTCAACTGGAAGTGGCCATGCGTGGCTATTCGGCGACGGAGTGTGGGTTGATCACGGGCGACGGAGTGAAAGTGGTCGATGTGGTTTGGTTGTCGCCAGAACGTTTTTCGGACCTTGGCGATCAGAACGTATTGGAAACGTCACCCGAAATTTGCGTCGAGATTCTCAGCCCATCCAACAGTGATGAAGAAATCCAAAACAAGTTTCGCTTGTACTTCGACGCCGGCGCCCAAGAGTGCTGGACATGCGACGAAGACGGCCGCATGAGCTACTACGAAAAATCATTGCCCAACGACCCCAAACCAACCTCAACGCTTTGCCCCAACTTCCCCAACACGATCACCGACTAA
- a CDS encoding four helix bundle protein, with amino-acid sequence MRNFRELKVWEKAHAFVLGVYRATRRFPDDERYGLTSQVRRSSASVPSNLAEGCGRRTDRDLAHFCDIAMGSACESEYQLILAKDLDYIDTELHRQLEDQLLEVKRMLSGFTSAVRSRSDQ; translated from the coding sequence ATGCGAAATTTTCGAGAGTTGAAGGTTTGGGAGAAAGCACATGCATTCGTCCTGGGCGTTTACCGTGCGACTCGCCGGTTCCCCGACGACGAACGTTATGGCTTGACATCTCAGGTCCGCCGATCGTCGGCTTCGGTTCCGTCAAACCTTGCCGAAGGCTGTGGACGCAGAACAGATAGAGACCTTGCCCATTTTTGTGACATCGCGATGGGGTCCGCATGCGAATCTGAGTATCAGCTCATCCTCGCAAAAGACCTCGACTACATCGACACGGAACTACACCGACAACTCGAAGACCAATTGTTAGAAGTCAAGCGGATGCTGTCCGGTTTTACCTCGGCCGTCCGTTCACGTTCGGATCAATGA
- a CDS encoding pilus assembly FimT family protein, whose amino-acid sequence MRLHKPSGFTLIELMVALMIASILTLVALPAAKEALRQHTVTRNAEVVRQYFLNARAQAIRQNRPFGVVLKRTATDGVGANYCKQMSFATGVPTYSGDSVSSVAYVVSYTASTNVYVLFFPSTGPNLSARMHRDATSFNDASLTAEQRNRVVIRDGALITLDEDFGPMQVGRIRTGTLNVGGTNLDGTFMDVAYPWPNSPPLNKSLPLTAGPNYSSVPFEIKGFPQQSFLPSVNLSGDAVVDLSVSGIGTAGLQFNREIIGCDGTTTPYADAGFDQVMIMFDGQGDLDEVIYEQRDTTASIYRMVGRQSIGTIYVAIGRADGVEELENVDTFDTAELYKGQLPNYANPETIWVTVRGNSGAVGMSPQPPAVEDKASYYTARTLSPPSGVDCALRQSQVDILTQRVIDGRRLARSGRSVK is encoded by the coding sequence ATGCGACTTCACAAACCAAGCGGCTTCACGCTGATCGAGTTGATGGTCGCATTGATGATTGCGTCCATCCTGACGCTGGTGGCCCTACCGGCGGCGAAGGAAGCGCTGCGCCAACATACGGTGACGCGAAACGCGGAAGTGGTACGCCAGTACTTTTTGAACGCGCGTGCCCAAGCCATTCGCCAAAACCGACCTTTCGGTGTTGTGCTCAAACGCACCGCGACCGATGGGGTGGGTGCGAACTATTGCAAACAAATGTCGTTCGCAACCGGTGTCCCCACATACTCGGGCGATTCGGTTTCGTCGGTCGCCTATGTCGTCAGCTACACGGCATCGACGAATGTTTACGTGTTGTTCTTTCCGTCCACGGGGCCGAATCTGTCGGCGCGGATGCATCGCGACGCTACGTCATTCAACGATGCCTCGCTGACCGCCGAACAACGAAACCGTGTCGTGATTCGCGATGGTGCGTTGATCACGTTGGACGAGGATTTTGGGCCGATGCAAGTCGGGCGGATTCGAACGGGGACGTTGAACGTGGGCGGAACAAACTTGGATGGCACGTTCATGGACGTCGCCTATCCGTGGCCGAATTCGCCGCCGTTGAACAAGAGTTTACCGTTGACGGCAGGACCGAACTATTCATCGGTCCCGTTCGAAATCAAAGGTTTTCCACAGCAATCATTTTTGCCCTCGGTGAACCTGTCGGGTGACGCGGTTGTTGACCTTTCGGTTTCCGGAATCGGTACCGCTGGTTTGCAATTCAACCGCGAGATCATCGGATGCGATGGAACGACCACTCCTTATGCCGATGCCGGTTTCGATCAAGTGATGATCATGTTCGATGGTCAAGGCGATCTCGACGAAGTCATCTATGAACAACGAGACACCACCGCATCGATCTATCGCATGGTCGGTCGTCAGTCGATCGGAACGATCTACGTTGCCATCGGTCGGGCCGATGGCGTGGAAGAACTCGAAAACGTTGACACGTTTGACACGGCCGAGTTGTACAAGGGCCAACTGCCCAACTATGCGAACCCCGAAACCATTTGGGTCACCGTACGTGGGAACAGCGGCGCGGTGGGCATGAGCCCACAACCACCGGCGGTCGAAGACAAAGCATCCTACTACACCGCCCGAACCCTCAGTCCGCCTAGCGGTGTCGATTGCGCGTTGCGTCAATCACAGGTGGACATCCTCACTCAGCGCGTTATCGACGGACGCCGTCTGGCTCGATCCGGGAGAAGCGTGAAATGA
- a CDS encoding Uma2 family endonuclease, with amino-acid sequence MQLIINLPSREETVAFARDCWGRAIADARLSGVEGKFETNSFGQLIVNPPPTFFHNDRAFRIAALIEKLLGGAGRTDVPLETLDGIKVPDAAWFSDERYQLARGRVTIQTAPEICVEVISPSNTEAEMQHKRNLYFEAGAQECWTCDEDGRMSYYEKSLPNDPKPTSTLCPNFPNTITD; translated from the coding sequence ATGCAATTGATCATCAACCTACCCAGTCGCGAAGAGACCGTTGCGTTTGCTCGCGACTGTTGGGGGCGAGCGATTGCCGACGCGAGGCTCAGTGGGGTGGAAGGGAAGTTTGAAACGAATTCGTTTGGACAATTGATTGTGAATCCGCCACCGACTTTTTTTCACAACGACCGCGCATTTCGGATTGCGGCGTTGATTGAGAAGTTGTTGGGTGGGGCTGGCCGAACGGACGTGCCGCTTGAAACGCTGGACGGAATCAAAGTACCAGACGCGGCTTGGTTTTCGGATGAACGGTATCAACTTGCCCGAGGCCGAGTCACGATCCAGACAGCTCCCGAGATTTGCGTCGAAGTGATCAGCCCCAGCAACACGGAAGCGGAAATGCAACACAAACGAAACCTGTACTTCGAGGCTGGTGCCCAAGAGTGCTGGACATGCGACGAAGACGGCCGCATGAGCTACTACGAAAAATCATTGCCCAACGACCCCAAACCAACTTCAACGCTCTGCCCCAACTTCCCCAACACGATCACCGACTAA
- a CDS encoding type IV pilus modification PilV family protein encodes MTINMNSSGKRFSRTGLSIMEVLFAIGVLLIGILGLASVIPVGANQSSDAVKFDKSSVAVQNLIDETVARVEAGTRSGFLSPNTATTADRQSYFNVNVTRTMLRNGFCVDPYFLTAADNRFDFTATQPGGTPHDRSLFPCFTPLFNPLTSPNGPGTTNANQRWFNTNATGILGGPRMPRVAIGHSGFSYRPTGSAVTINVPTSPKYLIERDRASQSSDPSLVIAEDDTLDAGRFYAKDSAGNLIKDLDSGRFSAMSFVKSDAFDATNVRITTVVFDRRELLTNPGAHDYTEPAPNTPLDGEASFDMRQFTFDYRDRPYYLGEQLLYVSGVDSGNSFAEGLGGTVEVVTHRAIVPTGDIEQDPPGFKRGQLLMLIRNQYLPYQTTALASLTPTPPQQLNFAWFEIVEVRKEPEAVNIPDPVHTTVNRDVWRTQLELKGPPWIFDDSARQNSGNVTPDFTIVADDTFAVYMPQAVAVFDRTITVNLE; translated from the coding sequence ATGACAATTAACATGAACAGTTCTGGCAAACGATTTTCAAGAACGGGCCTTTCCATCATGGAAGTCCTGTTTGCCATCGGCGTGCTGCTGATCGGAATCCTGGGGCTCGCTTCGGTGATCCCGGTCGGGGCGAACCAATCGTCCGATGCGGTCAAGTTCGACAAGTCCAGCGTCGCGGTGCAGAACCTGATCGACGAAACGGTTGCTCGTGTGGAGGCAGGTACGCGCAGCGGTTTCTTGTCACCCAATACGGCAACTACTGCCGATCGACAAAGCTATTTCAATGTCAACGTGACGCGAACGATGTTGCGAAACGGTTTCTGTGTCGATCCGTATTTCTTGACGGCCGCCGACAATCGGTTTGACTTCACAGCAACTCAGCCGGGCGGAACACCGCACGATCGATCCTTGTTCCCATGCTTCACGCCGCTTTTCAACCCTTTAACGTCGCCCAATGGCCCCGGCACGACGAATGCGAACCAAAGGTGGTTCAATACAAACGCTACGGGGATATTGGGTGGACCGCGGATGCCGCGTGTGGCGATCGGTCACTCGGGATTTTCGTACCGTCCGACGGGATCGGCCGTAACGATCAACGTGCCAACATCGCCGAAGTATTTGATCGAGCGAGACCGTGCCAGCCAGTCGTCGGATCCATCCTTGGTCATCGCCGAAGACGACACGCTGGATGCCGGTCGATTCTATGCCAAGGACAGCGCCGGCAACCTGATCAAAGACTTGGACAGCGGTCGCTTTTCGGCCATGTCGTTCGTCAAGTCGGACGCGTTTGATGCGACGAATGTGCGAATCACTACGGTCGTCTTCGATCGTCGTGAACTGCTGACCAATCCGGGCGCTCACGACTACACCGAACCCGCGCCGAACACTCCCTTGGACGGCGAAGCAAGTTTCGATATGCGGCAGTTTACTTTTGACTACCGAGATCGTCCTTATTACTTGGGCGAGCAATTGCTTTATGTCAGCGGCGTCGATAGCGGAAACTCATTCGCCGAAGGCCTTGGTGGAACCGTGGAAGTCGTGACCCACCGTGCGATCGTGCCAACCGGTGACATCGAGCAAGATCCGCCCGGATTCAAACGAGGTCAATTGCTGATGCTGATTCGAAACCAATATCTGCCCTATCAAACCACCGCACTGGCCTCCCTCACGCCAACGCCTCCACAGCAACTGAACTTTGCTTGGTTCGAAATCGTCGAAGTCCGCAAGGAACCCGAAGCCGTCAATATACCTGATCCGGTGCATACAACGGTCAACCGTGACGTGTGGCGAACTCAGCTCGAATTGAAGGGACCGCCGTGGATCTTTGACGACAGTGCCCGACAAAACAGTGGCAATGTGACGCCGGACTTTACGATCGTCGCCGACGACACGTTCGCGGTTTACATGCCACAAGCCGTCGCGGTGTTTGATCGCACGATCACAGTGAACCTTGAATAA
- a CDS encoding type II secretion system F family protein, producing the protein MPVYQFEAMDATGQEIRDEIDAANEEEAQTTIRQMGYFVTKISVKKQAAGQKGGGKSGKKRAFAIGGAKTKHICAFTRQLSILQDAGLPILRSLKILENNQKPGKLKNALMDTCEEIEGGSTLSEAMSKSPKVFSRLYVNMIKAGEAGGALETILQRLADFLERAESLKRKVKGALIYPVIVVMVAASILTFIMLFIVPTFETMFEEFGLTLPAPTLLLIAMSNYIAGYWFLLIAMPVCLLILVKLMRKFRHGRMGFDMFIIKVPIFGSLIEKNILARTTRTLGTLVASGVPILEAINITKETSGNGMFERLFQKTNEAIREGEVISKPLREHSLMGLNPMSLVFWALFGSFPGMILLSVALTAKGTKLDDGTMVQTLTMLGVQATVGGAVLAALFGATKAKSRVVDDLVVNMVDVGEETGELDTMLYKVADTYDEEVRVMTDGLTALMEPLMIVFLGVAVGFIVISLFMPLVELISGLT; encoded by the coding sequence ATGCCTGTTTATCAATTTGAAGCGATGGACGCGACCGGACAAGAGATCCGGGACGAGATCGATGCCGCCAACGAAGAAGAGGCGCAAACCACCATACGCCAGATGGGATACTTCGTTACGAAGATCTCCGTCAAGAAACAGGCGGCCGGGCAAAAGGGTGGCGGCAAGTCCGGCAAGAAACGTGCCTTCGCGATCGGTGGCGCCAAGACCAAACACATCTGCGCATTCACACGTCAGTTGTCGATTCTGCAAGACGCCGGTCTGCCGATTCTTCGCAGCTTGAAGATTCTGGAAAACAACCAGAAGCCGGGCAAGCTGAAGAACGCGTTGATGGACACCTGCGAGGAAATCGAAGGCGGTTCAACGCTGTCCGAAGCGATGTCGAAATCACCCAAAGTGTTCAGTCGACTGTACGTCAACATGATCAAGGCCGGTGAGGCCGGCGGTGCGTTGGAAACGATTCTGCAACGGCTCGCCGACTTCTTGGAACGGGCCGAATCGCTAAAGCGTAAAGTCAAAGGTGCGTTGATCTATCCGGTCATCGTCGTCATGGTGGCCGCGTCGATTTTGACGTTCATCATGTTGTTCATCGTGCCGACGTTCGAAACGATGTTCGAAGAATTCGGTTTGACGTTGCCCGCGCCGACGCTGTTGTTGATCGCGATGAGTAACTACATCGCCGGGTATTGGTTCCTGTTGATCGCGATGCCGGTGTGCTTGTTGATCCTGGTCAAATTGATGCGCAAGTTCCGGCACGGTCGGATGGGCTTTGACATGTTCATCATCAAGGTGCCGATTTTCGGCAGCCTGATCGAAAAGAATATTCTGGCTCGAACGACGCGGACGTTGGGCACCCTGGTCGCATCGGGTGTACCGATTTTGGAAGCCATCAACATCACCAAAGAAACATCCGGCAACGGCATGTTCGAACGGTTGTTTCAGAAGACCAACGAAGCGATTCGCGAAGGTGAAGTGATCAGCAAACCGCTGCGTGAACACTCGTTGATGGGTTTGAACCCGATGTCGCTGGTGTTCTGGGCACTGTTCGGTTCGTTCCCCGGCATGATCCTGTTGTCGGTCGCGTTGACTGCCAAGGGCACCAAGTTGGACGACGGCACGATGGTCCAAACGCTGACGATGCTGGGCGTGCAAGCGACCGTCGGTGGCGCCGTGCTGGCCGCGTTGTTCGGCGCAACGAAAGCAAAATCACGCGTCGTCGATGACTTGGTCGTCAACATGGTCGACGTCGGCGAAGAGACCGGCGAATTGGACACGATGTTGTACAAGGTCGCCGATACGTACGACGAAGAAGTGCGAGTCATGACGGACGGCCTGACCGCCCTGATGGAACCGTTGATGATCGTGTTCCTAGGGGTCGCGGTCGGCTTCATCGTCATCAGCCTATTCATGCCGTTGGTCGAACTGATCTCCGGATTGACGTAG
- a CDS encoding type II secretion system protein: protein MNTNLIRKRAAFTLVEILTVIVIIGILAGISIPAITGALRNARNAAIRVEIEGMSQAIESYKLKYGDYPPDFSSWTIAEKHYRRAFPNIAQSELDLLRRLTDDDTPPNDTDFTVAIDPVHNPTRMDRAEALVWALGGFSSDPELPFTGNGGPLSLVGTATPTSTIYQINSGRTNGLFNFKPGQYTLGTVDSAATLSLTNRYVSTDESRNTFSPGLAADLFMTYLSRDETSTPFVYFDSRTYDLFDAGVGDFNGYAGAGGIVRPMMADLPNPRSVTTPYGSQTAALAAFRFMNDKSFQIMSGGLDNTFGSVATVDINTDGTPEPAYFQYPTGKLIAPNEDAIAPAGCIYSGVDKYQIDSINGDIENPLIDNISNFTESTLEAALK, encoded by the coding sequence ATGAACACAAACCTCATCCGAAAGCGAGCCGCCTTCACGCTCGTCGAAATCCTAACGGTGATCGTGATCATCGGCATCTTGGCGGGGATCAGTATCCCTGCGATCACGGGAGCTTTGCGTAACGCTCGTAACGCGGCTATCCGTGTTGAAATCGAGGGCATGTCCCAGGCGATCGAATCGTACAAGTTGAAGTACGGCGATTATCCGCCTGATTTTTCGAGCTGGACAATCGCGGAGAAGCACTACCGACGCGCGTTTCCCAACATCGCTCAATCGGAGTTGGACTTGTTGCGTCGTTTGACGGACGACGATACACCGCCGAATGACACTGACTTTACCGTTGCAATCGATCCGGTTCACAACCCAACGAGAATGGATCGCGCCGAAGCATTGGTTTGGGCGTTGGGCGGATTCAGCAGCGATCCGGAGCTTCCCTTTACTGGGAACGGAGGGCCTCTGAGTCTTGTTGGGACCGCCACGCCGACATCGACGATCTACCAAATCAATTCAGGGCGAACGAACGGGCTATTCAACTTCAAGCCGGGTCAGTACACCCTTGGCACCGTTGATTCAGCAGCGACCCTCTCGCTCACTAACCGGTATGTGTCAACCGATGAGTCGCGTAACACGTTTTCACCGGGTCTTGCGGCTGACCTCTTCATGACCTACCTCAGTCGCGACGAGACGAGTACTCCGTTCGTGTACTTCGATTCGCGTACTTACGACCTCTTCGACGCCGGCGTTGGTGACTTCAATGGTTACGCAGGTGCCGGTGGGATTGTGCGTCCGATGATGGCCGATCTTCCCAATCCGCGTTCGGTGACCACGCCATACGGTTCGCAGACGGCGGCGTTGGCCGCTTTCCGTTTCATGAATGACAAGTCATTCCAAATCATGTCAGGAGGATTGGACAACACTTTTGGATCGGTTGCTACCGTTGACATCAACACGGACGGTACGCCGGAGCCGGCATACTTCCAGTACCCCACAGGAAAACTGATCGCTCCAAACGAAGACGCGATCGCACCGGCGGGATGCATCTACAGCGGCGTCGACAAGTATCAAATCGATTCGATTAACGGTGACATTGAAAACCCGCTGATCGACAACATTTCCAACTTCACGGAGTCCACGCTCGAAGCCGCGCTCAAGTAG